A region of Reichenbachiella carrageenanivorans DNA encodes the following proteins:
- a CDS encoding prolipoprotein diacylglyceryl transferase: MTSILDFIIWSPSPEMFTIPGIGREVRWYGLLFAMGFIVAQQVMYWIFKKENKNPKDVDQLTMYLVIAVVVGARLGHCLFYNPSYYLGNPIEIFKIWEGGLASHGGAIGMFIALYLYARKYGVTYLWILDRVAIVTVLVGAFIRFGNFMNSEIIGLPTGSDSGIVFARGVEDMFLKGDERLEDVSFEKGGKAVSDSAGLVPIQIVLEYKRGIELDPVTSQSFFERSIPNALARQTSISKHIYYQSGMEMPYELYKSGGVQYAKIDVLGIPRHPGQLYESLACIFMFLILAHVWYHHRTQLKEGFLFGFFMTMLWSERFIVEFFKENQEAWEADIPLNMGQWLSIPLFLWGVTFMVKYWGFEEKKA; this comes from the coding sequence ATGACATCTATTCTCGATTTTATCATTTGGAGCCCTAGTCCAGAAATGTTTACTATTCCTGGCATTGGTAGAGAAGTACGTTGGTATGGACTATTGTTTGCCATGGGATTTATCGTGGCACAGCAGGTCATGTATTGGATTTTCAAAAAAGAAAACAAGAACCCAAAAGACGTAGATCAGTTGACGATGTATTTGGTCATCGCAGTAGTGGTAGGTGCTAGATTGGGCCACTGTCTGTTTTACAACCCTTCGTATTATTTGGGCAACCCTATTGAGATATTTAAAATTTGGGAAGGTGGACTTGCGAGTCATGGGGGAGCCATTGGGATGTTTATCGCGTTGTATCTCTATGCTAGAAAATATGGAGTAACCTATCTGTGGATTCTTGATCGAGTAGCTATTGTTACGGTATTGGTAGGGGCATTTATCCGATTTGGCAATTTTATGAATTCGGAAATTATTGGGCTACCTACAGGTTCAGATTCTGGAATCGTATTCGCCCGTGGTGTTGAAGATATGTTTTTGAAAGGAGACGAACGGCTTGAAGATGTTTCGTTTGAAAAAGGAGGAAAAGCCGTGAGCGATAGCGCTGGATTGGTGCCGATACAAATTGTGCTAGAGTATAAGCGCGGAATAGAACTAGACCCAGTTACTTCCCAAAGTTTCTTTGAAAGAAGTATACCGAATGCTCTGGCTAGACAAACGAGCATAAGCAAACACATCTATTATCAGTCGGGGATGGAAATGCCCTATGAGTTGTACAAATCAGGAGGCGTGCAATACGCCAAAATTGACGTGCTTGGCATCCCGAGACATCCAGGACAGTTGTATGAGTCGTTGGCTTGTATCTTTATGTTTTTGATACTGGCGCATGTATGGTACCATCACCGTACTCAGCTCAAAGAAGGGTTTCTTTTTGGTTTTTTCATGACTATGCTTTGGTCGGAGCGGTTTATCGTAGAGTTTTTCAAAGAAAACCAAGAGGCTTGGGAAGCAGATATTCCGCTCAACATGGGGCAATGGCTAAGTATACCGCTGTTTTTGTGGGGCGTTACTTTTATGGTCAAGTATTGGGGCTTTGAAGAGAAGAAAGCCTAG
- a CDS encoding 4-hydroxy-3-methylbut-2-enyl diphosphate reductase, with protein MNIEIDKNSGYCFGVEYAIEMAEDELNDSGQLYCLGDIVHNHMEVERLAGKGLVIISNDDLKDLKDCKVLIRAHGEPPETYKIAIENNIELIDASCPVVLKLQNRVKGSFDQMEEQEGQIVIYGKPGHAEVIGLTGQTKEKAIIVMEDEDLEQIDFSRPVTLYSQTTKSTKGFYRLKEMIEARITEAKGELEVTDFKANDSICRQVSNREPSMEKFSQKHDVIIFVSGKKSSNGRALYGVCKNFNERSYFVGSEEEIDLSWIKSTDSVGICGATSTPMWLMEQVRDFIQKQFDPVTA; from the coding sequence ATGAACATAGAAATAGATAAAAACTCTGGGTATTGTTTTGGTGTAGAGTATGCCATCGAGATGGCAGAAGACGAGCTCAACGATAGTGGGCAGCTCTACTGCCTAGGTGATATCGTACACAACCATATGGAAGTCGAACGATTGGCAGGCAAGGGTTTGGTCATTATTAGCAATGACGATCTTAAAGATTTGAAGGATTGTAAGGTGCTCATCAGAGCCCATGGCGAACCACCTGAAACGTATAAAATAGCTATCGAAAACAACATCGAACTGATCGATGCCTCTTGTCCGGTAGTACTCAAATTACAAAACCGAGTGAAAGGATCTTTCGATCAAATGGAAGAGCAAGAGGGTCAGATTGTGATCTATGGAAAGCCAGGGCATGCCGAGGTAATCGGGCTCACTGGTCAAACGAAAGAAAAGGCTATCATCGTGATGGAAGATGAAGATTTAGAGCAAATCGACTTTTCTAGACCCGTTACCCTATACAGCCAGACCACCAAAAGCACCAAAGGGTTTTATCGCCTTAAGGAAATGATAGAGGCCAGAATAACGGAAGCCAAAGGCGAGTTAGAAGTCACGGACTTCAAAGCCAATGATAGCATTTGTCGTCAGGTCTCTAACAGAGAGCCTAGCATGGAGAAATTCTCTCAAAAGCATGATGTGATCATTTTTGTAAGTGGCAAAAAAAGCTCTAACGGTAGAGCACTCTATGGTGTCTGCAAAAACTTTAACGAGCGTAGTTATTTCGTAGGTAGCGAAGAAGAAATAGACCTAAGCTGGATCAAATCGACAGATTCTGTAGGAATCTGTGGTGCTACGTCTACTCCAATGTGGCTCATGGAGCAGGTAAGAGATTTTATACAAAAACAGTTTGACCCAGTAACCGCATAG
- the cmk gene encoding (d)CMP kinase — MKKIIIAIDGYSACGKSSTAKRVAAALNYAYVDTGAMYRSVTLYFIEHYIDLTNPKSVSKALDEISITFHHNKSSNQNETFLNGLNVEKKIRKMEISQKVSEVAAIKAVRAAMVKQQQKMGKSKGIVMDGRDIGSVVFPDAELKIFMNADFDVRAERRQKEFFDKDQLVDLDEVKENLRSRDKIDTTRAESPLVRPADAVDVDTTHMFLEEQVDHIVQLATGKMMNV; from the coding sequence ATGAAAAAAATCATTATTGCCATAGATGGCTACTCAGCTTGCGGCAAAAGTTCTACAGCCAAACGTGTAGCTGCAGCCCTAAACTATGCATATGTAGATACGGGAGCTATGTATCGGTCTGTCACCCTCTATTTTATAGAGCACTATATCGATCTGACGAACCCTAAATCGGTGAGTAAAGCCTTAGACGAAATCAGCATTACTTTTCATCACAATAAGTCTTCTAACCAGAATGAGACGTTTCTCAATGGCTTGAATGTAGAAAAGAAAATCCGCAAAATGGAAATCTCTCAAAAGGTGAGCGAAGTAGCAGCTATCAAAGCGGTGAGAGCAGCCATGGTGAAACAGCAGCAAAAAATGGGCAAGTCAAAGGGTATCGTCATGGATGGCCGAGACATAGGTTCGGTAGTATTTCCCGATGCAGAACTGAAGATTTTTATGAATGCAGATTTTGATGTTCGTGCCGAACGTCGTCAAAAAGAGTTCTTTGATAAAGACCAATTGGTAGACTTGGATGAGGTGAAAGAAAACCTCCGGTCTCGCGACAAAATAGATACGACTAGAGCAGAGAGTCCGTTGGTACGACCTGCAGATGCGGTAGATGTAGATACTACTCATATGTTTCTTGAAGAGCAGGTGGATCACATTGTGCAGTTGGCTACGGGCAAGATGATGAATGTGTAA
- a CDS encoding TrkH family potassium uptake protein produces the protein MRFNYKVIVNVLGLLLLLNGAFMMLCIPFSLHFDDGDLVPLLKSGGITMVVGYIAFILTRKNKSKELKKKDGYLIVTLGWLAMSAFGTLPYMLSGAIPNFTDAFFETISGFTTTGATILTDIEAVDKGILFWRSLTQWIGGMGIIVLAVAILPILGIGGMQLFVAEAPGITPDKLKPRITETAKRLWLIYVGLTLTEVVLLWLGGMTFYDAINHALTTMATGGFSTKNASVAYYESPYIQYVITLFMFLAGTNFTMTYFGLHGKFMTVYRNEEFRFYAGFCILLTAICAISLYNRSGLGVEQSFRDALFQVVSIITTTGYVTADYSQWASSIVVLMFVMMFFGASAGSTAGGVKIVRHIILFKNSILELKRQLHPSAIIPVRLNKKAVHRDITFNILAFIMIYISIFAIGSVLMAWIGTDFLTAIGSVATCLGNIGPGLGQVGPVDNFSEIPALGKWCLSFLMLLGRLELFTVLILLTPYFWRKI, from the coding sequence ATGAGATTCAACTATAAAGTCATTGTCAACGTCCTAGGGCTGTTACTTTTGCTCAATGGTGCCTTCATGATGCTTTGTATACCATTCAGTCTGCATTTTGATGATGGAGATTTGGTGCCGTTGCTCAAGTCTGGAGGGATCACAATGGTGGTCGGCTATATCGCCTTTATACTTACGCGCAAAAACAAAAGCAAAGAATTAAAAAAGAAGGACGGGTACCTGATTGTGACTTTAGGCTGGCTTGCCATGTCGGCTTTTGGTACGCTGCCCTATATGTTGAGCGGAGCCATTCCCAATTTTACAGATGCCTTTTTCGAAACCATTTCAGGGTTTACTACTACCGGAGCTACTATCCTCACGGATATAGAAGCCGTAGACAAGGGGATTCTCTTTTGGCGAAGCCTTACACAGTGGATAGGGGGCATGGGCATTATAGTATTGGCGGTAGCTATTTTGCCTATTTTAGGTATTGGTGGCATGCAGCTGTTTGTGGCAGAGGCGCCAGGTATTACGCCAGACAAGTTGAAGCCTAGAATCACTGAAACGGCTAAACGGCTGTGGCTGATTTATGTAGGGCTTACGCTCACAGAAGTGGTGCTACTATGGCTAGGAGGGATGACTTTCTATGATGCCATCAACCATGCCCTGACGACCATGGCAACAGGAGGATTCTCCACCAAAAATGCAAGTGTGGCATACTATGAGTCGCCTTATATTCAGTATGTCATTACGCTGTTTATGTTTTTGGCGGGAACTAATTTTACCATGACCTACTTTGGGCTGCATGGTAAATTTATGACCGTATACCGCAACGAAGAATTTAGATTTTATGCGGGATTTTGTATTCTACTTACTGCGATATGTGCCATTAGTCTGTACAACAGGTCAGGTTTAGGCGTAGAGCAATCTTTTAGAGATGCATTGTTCCAAGTCGTTTCTATCATTACCACCACGGGGTACGTTACGGCTGATTATAGTCAGTGGGCATCGTCTATTGTCGTGCTTATGTTTGTGATGATGTTTTTCGGTGCTTCGGCAGGTAGTACCGCTGGGGGCGTGAAAATTGTACGTCATATCATCTTGTTCAAAAACAGTATCTTGGAGCTCAAAAGACAACTGCACCCATCGGCGATCATTCCCGTAAGGCTCAATAAAAAAGCTGTACATAGAGACATTACCTTCAACATCCTAGCTTTTATTATGATCTATATTTCCATCTTTGCCATAGGCTCGGTGCTTATGGCTTGGATCGGAACGGATTTTCTGACAGCTATTGGTTCGGTGGCTACTTGCTTGGGCAATATTGGCCCAGGGTTGGGTCAGGTAGGGCCTGTCGACAATTTTTCAGAGATTCCTGCTTTGGGCAAGTGGTGCTTATCTTTTCTAATGCTACTTGGCCGTCTCGAACTTTTTACCGTATTGATTTTACTCACGCCGTACTTCTGGCGAAAAATATAA